Proteins encoded in a region of the Anopheles ziemanni chromosome 2, idAnoZiCoDA_A2_x.2, whole genome shotgun sequence genome:
- the LOC131283058 gene encoding myosin-VIIa-like isoform X3 produces the protein MDSKEELGEWVWLQQKNKDEFELPYAGRVLRTHEGRTLVVNDDGEEFWVKDKEIIKPMHVTSQKTVHDMITLGDLQEYAILRNLIVRYRQKQIYTYTGSMLVAINPYEILPIYTYNEISLYRDKKMGELPPHIFAIGDSAYQEMKREKRDQCIVISGESGAGKTESTKLILQYLAATSGKHSWIEQQIIESNPILEAFGNAKTMRNDNSSRFGKYIDVHFTTEGVIGGARIEQYLLEKSRIVRQNKGERNYHIFYSMLAGMTKEERRRLDLEDAPKAYAYLTSGQTLLCEGRNDAKEFADVRAAMKVLAFDDQEIQSIFTLLAAILHLGNVKYKATVVQNIDAVEINDTVNVGRVAVLLGVSKPQLIAALTHKTIIAHGERVVSQLAKSQALEARDAFVKAIYGKLFIMIVDKINKTIYKPSAKGRLSIGVLDIFGFEQFEVNSFEQLCINYANENLQQFFVKHIFKMEQTEYAREGINWTTIDFIDNQEILDMIGMKSLNLMSLIDEETRFPKGTDLTMLSKLHSTHGTKTVYVKPKYDKDPAFGVQHFAGVVYYRVEGFLEKNRDSFSADLKELVTKSTSEYLVTLFGTDDSLDTTKRSITLSLQFRNSLESLMRTLSSCHPYFIRCIKPNDVKRPKIIDKSLCVRQLRYSGMMETAKIRKAGYAIRHTYREFVERYRHLGVGIGPAHRVDCVESTKAICRKVLAGIPDDYQFGLTKVFLKESHDYLLESERSRVYLHYVVLIQRAFRRVLFWRYLRRYRQAAITIQKHWRARGYRADYLTMRNGYRRLQAVIKSRSQTYAFGRLREAIVQLQAQCRGYLTRRNLRDKITYRARRMNEIIARKRTEEVQFKKSGNARWREDAEHNYRLRVDELNRELAYAEESRKAARVLPQPSINPEEDNKIVDDVFGFLEGTTSPEPVPKRKPSLAVSKMRLYFEEKTSVPFREDLSDYNFAKFAATYFANNASYQFSKRKLKSSLLDLSGTADIISAQALWITILRFMGDMADAKYEDESEELKHKPVMQRVSVTLGRNFAKTKDFQAFQETLSEHDRKMIHKTLKKKSKIPNELKSIMENNEEITDYQEFLNSRSTNLDKLHFIIGHGILNRQLRDEIFCQICKQLTNNPTATSHAKGWILLSLCVGCFPPSERFVKYLRSFIRDGPELYAPYCEHRLDRTLKNGTRRQPPSLLELQATKTKQPIPISVILMDGSSRTVETDSATTAGELCERIADLVGLKDRFGFSIFITMQDKVLSLQSGREFLMDAVSNCEQYAKEQGASERAAGWKVFFRKELFAPWHDPALDPIATGLIYAQIVRGLNLGELVSNSDKDLAMLAALQYYAEYGSELNTKTLQERLKDFLPKSVLRPETASRWVQMVESAFKKSRCVKEFLQRAVAKEDIVLFAKITWGMMFSRFFEAVQTEGPSLASPNIIIAVNWSGVFFVDEQEQVLVELSYPEIVQMSFEEDAETEVGTLYIGTIQGEEFSFKTFDAQVISDLVNYIIDELKKKSVYAVVVQQYKSDTTDETVLTLVKGDLISLGQGFTGESIMAEDATWGYGECNGKAGYFPTESIYILPTILPPSGIVLNFYKRENAVKAKKHAGPIYNTIQRKKMHSLQRYGAEHFRTPISVVSSSTSINSVRKSTVEELWRHTRDPMKAPLLQRIQKDRVKCDTAVMIFTFIMKYMGDLPKNREQIDVGRIFGPALGDDLLRDEVYCQIMRQLTENRIQISEERGWDLLWLATGVMLPSQSLQKELFLFLRSRKHPIAADCLLRLQKTMKVGPRKFPPYIVEVEAIRYRTVEVYHKVYFPDDTDEAFQIESSTKTKDLIHTITRRLELKSSEGFSLFIKVMDKVFSMPEDYFIFDFIYELLEWMRETHPSRSNDNRIQCEYQLFFMKKLWINVVPGRDSNADDIFHFHQEVPKLLQGYYQLTKEQAVELAAYIFWAQFEVSDLALLSKTFNHFFPMLVAKDVERFQKLDHWKRDIIAKVDATKGISVSDAKVAFLKIVQQFPMFGSTFFVVKQATDPNLPPTLLVAINRLGFHLIEPHTKEVLSSYSYTELNFWSSGNTYFHVKFGSMMGSTKLLLETKQGYKMDELLASYIRHFKAQAQRN, from the exons ATGGATTCAAAGGAGGAGCTT GGCGAATGGGTTTGGCTGCAGCAAAAGAACAAAGATGAATTCGAACTGCCATACGCCGGGCGAGTTCTTCGTACGCACGAAGGGCGAACCCTGGTGGTCAACGACGACGGTGAGGAATTCTGGGTCAAGGACAAAGAG ATAATCAAACCAATGCACGTGACGTCACAGAAAACGGTGCACGACATGATAACGCTCGGTGACCTGCAGGAGTACGCCATACTGCGTAATCTCATCGTTCGATACCGCCAGAAGCAGATTTAT ACGTACACCGGTAGCATGCTGGTCGCGATTAATCCGTATGAGATCTTACCGATCTACACGTACAATGAGATCAGCCTGTATCGAGACAAGAAGATGGGTGAGCTGCCGCCGCATATCTTCGCCATCGGGGACAGCGCGTACCAGGAGATGAAGCGCGAAAAGCGTGACCAGTGCATCGTGATCAGTGGAGAGTCGGGAGCGGGCAAGACGGAAAGCACGAAGCTGATTCTGCAATATCTGGCAGCGACCAGTGGCAAGCACTCGTGGATCGAGCAGCAAATCATCGAATCAAACCCGATCCTCGAGGCGTTTGGTAATGCAAAAACGATGCGCAACGATAATTCGTCCCGATTCGGGAAGTACATCGATGTGCACTTCACGACCGAGGGCGTTATTGGGGGTGCACGGATCGAGCAGTACCTACTGGAGAAGTCACGCATCGTGCGCCAGAACAAGGGCGAACGGAACTATCACATCTTCTACTCGATGCTGGCTGGCATGACGAAGGAGGAACGCCGTCGGCTCGACCTGGAGGACGCTCCGAAGGCCTACGCATACCTGACCAGCGGCCAAACGTTGCTTTGCGAGGGACGAAACGATGCGAAGGAGTTTGCCGATGTGCGCGCTGCCATGAAGGTGCTGGCGTTCGATGATCAGGAGATTCAATCCATCTTCACTCTGCTGGCGGCGATCCTTCACCTGGGCAACGTGAAGTATAAGGCCACGGTAGTGCAGAACATCGATGCGGTGGAGATAAATGATACGGTTAATGTAGGTCGGGTTGCGGTGCTGCTCGGTGTCTCCAAGCCCCAACTGATAGCGGCCCTTACGCACAAGACCATTATTGCCCATGGGGAGCGTGTCGTGTCGCAGTTGGCCAAAAGTCAGGCACTGGAGGCGAGAGACGCGTTCGTGAAGGCGATCTATGGTAAGCTGTTCATCATGATCGTGGACAAGATCAACAAGACGATCTACAAGCCGTCAGCGAAGGGACGCCTCTCGATCGGTGTGTTGGATATCTTTGGATTCGAGCAGTTTGAGGTGAACAGTTTCGAGCAGCTGTGCATCAACTATGCCAACGAGAACTTGCAGCAGTTCTTCGTGAAGCACATCTTTAAG ATGGAACAAACGGAGTACGCACGGGAAGGTATCAACTGGACCACGATCGACTTTATCGATAATCAGGAGATTCTGGATATGATCGGTATGAAGTCGCTTAACCTAATGTCGCTCATCGATGAGGAAACTCGCTTCCCGAAAGGCACCGATCTAACGATGCTCTCGAAGCTTCACTCCACCCACGGCACGAAGACGGTGTACGTGAAGCCAAAGTATGACAAAGATCCCGCGTTCGGCGTGCAGCACTTTGCCGGCGTCGTCTACTACCGGGTGGAGGGTTTCCTCGAGAAGAACCGTGACTCGTTCAGTGCCGACTTGAAGGAGCTGGTGACGAAGAGCACCAGTGAGTACTTGGTGACACTGTTCGGGACAGACGATTCGCTCGATACGACCAAACGGTCAATTACGCTATCGCTTCAGTTCCGCAATTCGCTCGAGTCGCTGATGCGTACACTATCGTCATGCCATCCTTACTTTATAAGGTGCATTAAGCCAAACGACGTCAAACGACCTAAG ATAATCGACAAGTCACTGTGCGTGCGACAGCTCCGATACTCGGGTATGATGGAGACGGCCAAGATAAGAAAAGCGGGCTACGCGATCCGTCACACTTACCGCGAGTTTGTCGAGCGTTACCGGCACCTTGGCGTTGGCATCGGTCCAGCGCACAGGGTCGACTGTGTGGAGTCCACCAAAGCCATCTGTCGGAAGGTGCTGGCCGGTATCCCGGACGACTACCAGTTCGGTTTGACAAAGGTGTTCCTAAAGGAAAGCCATGACTATCTGTTGGAATCCGAACGATCGCGTGTATACTTGCACTATGTGGTGCTTATACAGCGCGCCTTCCGAAGGGTCCTGTTCTGGCGATACCTCCGCCGGTATCGCCAGGCAGCCATTACAATCCAGAAGCACTGGCGCGCCAGAGGCTACCGTGCCGACTACCTCACGATGCGCAACGGATACCGACGGTTGCAGGCCGTCATCAAATCGCGCTCGCAAACGTACGCCTTCGGAAGGCTCCGGGAGGCCATCGTGCAACTGCAGGCCCAGTGCCGTGGGTATCTAACGCGCCGCAACCTTCGAGACAAGATTACGTACAGGGCCCGGCGGATGAACGAAATTATCGCCAGGAAGCGAACCGAGGAAGTCCAGTTCAAGAAGTCGGGCAACGCCCGCTGGCGCGAAGATGCCGAACACAACTACCGGCTGCGGGTGGATGAGCTGAACAGAGAGCTGGCGTACGCGGAGGAGTCCCGGAAGGCGGCACGCGTTCTACCCCAGCCGAGCATCAACCCCGAGGAGGATAACAAGATTGTGGACGACGTGTTCGGTTTTCTGGAAGGTACTACGAGCCCGGAGCCGGTACCGAAGCGGAAACCTTCGTTGGCCGTAAGCAAAATGCGCCTGTACTTTGAGGAGAAGA CGTCGGTTCCTTTCCGTGAGGATTTATCGGACTACAATTTCGCCAAGTTTGCGGCCACCTACTTCGCGAACAATGCGTCTTATCAGTTCAGCAAGCGTAAGCTTAAGTCCTCGCTGCTCGATCTCAGCGGTACGGCCGATATCATATCCGCGCAG GCACTGTGGATAACAATACTACGATTTATGGGGGACATGGCGGATGCTAAGTACGAAGATGAGAGCGAAGAGTTAAAGCACAAACCGGTAATGCAGCGGGTGTCGGTGACACTGGGCCGTAACTTTGCCAAGACGAAGGACTTCCAGGCGTTCCAGGAGACGCTGTCGGAGCACGACCGCAAGATGATACACAAGACGCTCAAGAAGAAATCGAAGATCCCGAACGAGCTGAAGTCGATCATGGAGAACAACGAGGAGATAACGGACTACCAGGAGTTCCTGAACAGTCGCAGCACCAACCTGGACAAGCTGCACTTCATCATCGGGCACGGAATTCTCAACCGGCAGCTGCGGGATGAAATCTTCTGCCAGATCTGCAAGCAGTTGACCAACAACCCGACGGCCACGTCGCACGCCAAAGGATGGATTCTGCTGTCGCTGTGTGTCGGATGTTTCCCACCGTCCGAGCGGTTCGTAAAGTACCTCCGGTCGTTCATTCGCGATGGGCCCGAGCTGTACGCACCGTACTGTGAACATCGGCTCGATCGCACGCTGAAAAATGGAACCCGGCGTCAACCACCGTCGCTGCTGGAGCTGCAGGCtaccaaaacgaaacaaccgaTTCCGATCAGTGTGATCCTGATGGACGGTAGCAGTAGAACGGTGGAGACCGATTCTGCCACCACGGCCGGGGAACTGTGTGAGCGCATAGCCGATCTCGTTGGACTGAAGGATCGTTTCGGCTTCTCGATCTTCATCACTATGCAAGACAAGGTGCTGTCGCTGCAGAGTGGCCGGGAGTTCCTGATGGATGCCGTGTCGAACTGTGAGCAGTACGCAAAGGAACAGGGTGCAAGTGAGCGTGCGGCTGGGTGGAAGGTATTTTTCCGCAAGGAACTATTCGCTCCATGGCACGATCCAGCCCTCGATCCGATCGCGACGGGGTTGATCTACGCGCAGATCGTTCGGGGGCTAAACTTAGGCGAACTGGTTAGCAATTCAGATAAGGATTTGGCGATGCTAGCCGCCCTGCAGTACTACGCCGAGTACGGCAGCGAATTGAACACGAAGACACTACAGGAACGGTTAAAAGATTTCCTACCGAAAAGTGTCCTTCGACCGGAAACGGCGTCCCGTTGGGTGCAGATGGTCGAAAGTGCGTTCAAGAAAAGCCGCTGTGTGAAGGAGTTCCTCCAGCGAGCTGTTGCAAAGGAGGATATTGTCCTGTTCGCAAAAATTACCTGGGGTATGATGTTTTCGCGGTTCTTCGAGGCGGTCCAAACGGAAGGACCATCGCTAGCGTCACCGAACATCATCATTGCGGTGAACTGGTCCGGGGTTTTCTTCGTGGACGAACAGGAGCAGGTGCTGGTGGAACTTTCCTATCCCGAGATCGTTCAGATGAGCTTCGAAGAGGACGCCGAGACGGAAGTGGGCACACTCTACATCGGTACCATACAGGGCGAAGAGTTTAGCTTCAAAACGTTTGACGCTCAGGTAATCTCCGATCTGGTCAACTACATCATTGACGAGCTGAAAAAGAAGAGCGTCTATGCTGTCGTGGTGCAACAATACAAATCTGACACAACAGATGAAACGGTACTGACCCTGGTGAAAGGAGATCTTATTTCTCTGGGGCAAGGTTTCACCGGAGAATCGATCATGGCGGAGGACGCAACTTGGGGCTATGGGGAATGTAACGGTAAGGCGGGATACTTCCCTACAGAATCAATCTACATTTTACCCACGATTCTGCCTCCATCTGGAATTGTGCTGAATTTTTACAAG CGAGAAAATGCTGTTAAAGCGAAGAAACATGCCGGCCCAATTTACAACACCATTCAGCGTAAAAAGATGCACAGCCTGCAGCGTTACGGTGCGGAACATTTTCGGACCCCCATTTC GGTCGTGTCTTCGTCTACGAGCATAAACAGTGTGCGCAAGTCCACCGTCGAGGAACTCTGGCGACATACTCGGGATCCTATGAAGGCACCGCTACTGCAGCGTATACAGAAAGATCGCGTAAAGTGTGACACCGCTGTGATGATCTTTACTTTTATCATGAAG TACATGGGAGATTTACCGAAGAATCGGGAACAAATCGATGTTGGCAGGATCTTCGGACCGGCTCTCGGAGACGACTTGCTGCGGGATGAGGTCTACTGCCAGATCATGCGCCAGCTGACGGAGAACAGGATTCAGATAAGCGAAGAGCGTGGTTGGGACTTGCTTTGGCTTGCGACTGGCGTCATGCTTCCCAGTCAGTCCCTACAGAAAGAGTTGTTCCTGTTCTTGCGCTCTCGCAAGCATCCAATTGCAGCGGACTGCTTGCTGCGACTGCAGAAAACGATGAAGGTGGGACCGAGAAAATTCCCACCGTACATTGTGGAGGTGGAAGCGATCCGCTACCGGACAGTAGAGGTTTACCATAAGGTGTACTTCCCGGACGACACGGACGAGGCGTTCCAGATTGAATCGTCTACGAAGACGAAAGATCTGATTCATACCATCACGCGTCGGTTGGAGCTCAAATCGAGCGAAGGCTTTAGTTTGTTTATCAAGGTGATGGACAAGGTATTCTCCATGCCAGAGGATTACTTTATCTTCGATTTTATCTACGAGTTGCTGGAATGGATGCGTGAAACTCATCCGTCGCGTTCCAACGATAATCGCATCCAGTGCGAGTACCAGCTGTTCTTCATGAAAAAACTGTGGATTAACGTGGTACCAGGGCGCGATAGCAATGCGGACGatattttccacttccaccaGGAGGTACCGAAGCTGCTTCAAGGCTACTATCAACTCACCAAGGAGCAGGCAGTTGAACTCGCCGCGTACATTTTTTGGGCCCAGTTTGAGGTATCTGACTTGGCGCTGCTGAGCAAAACATTCAACCACTTCTTCCCGATGTTGGTGGCGAAGGACGTTGAGCGGTTCCAGAAGCTCGATCACTGGAAGCGAGACATTATCGCCAAGGTGGACGCCACCAAGGGCATATCGGTGAGCGACGCGAAAGTAGCGTTCCTCAAAATCGTCCAACAGTTCCCGATGTTTGGCTCGACGTTTTTCGTGGTAAAGCAAGCAACGGATCCGAATCTACCACCAACGCTGCTGGTCGCCATCAATCGGTTGGGTTTCCATCTGATCGAACCGCACACCAAGGAGGTCCTGTCCAGCTACAGCTACACGGAGCTGAACTTCTGGAGTTCGGGCAACACCTATTTTCACGTGAAATTTGGCAGCATGATGGGTTCGACCAAGCTACTCCTGGAAACGAAGCAGGGTTACAAAATGGACGAGCTGTTGGCATCATACATTCGGCATTTCAAGGCACAAGCTCAGCGGAACTAG